One part of the Mariniflexile litorale genome encodes these proteins:
- a CDS encoding malectin domain-containing carbohydrate-binding protein, translated as MKYIHYILIIFFINLTSCKSESQVNEVRKTVSLNSDWKTIVLDSLNESESDFVKNLNPDTDWENVSVPHNWDQYYGYRRMSHGNLHGTAWYQKTLRLDASNKEKQHFLFFEGVSSYATVWVNGKHVGEHKGGRTTFTLDITDAVSFEKENTIVVKAAHPAFIADLPWVCGGCSGEWGFSEGSQPMGISRPVSLIITDKVRIEPFGIHIWNDDKTSKEKAILHISTELKNYDNSSKNITIVNSLSDEDGNEVASIKTESVNVSGVKEIKQTLPEISNPKLWSPSSPYLYQLSTKVYEDGNLIDVLTTPYGIRWVSWPVAREGDDNRFFINDEPLFINGTCEYEHAIGKSHSFSDTEIKARVEQIKAAGYNSFREGHQPHNLKYQEHLDEEGILFWSQFSAHIWYDTPEFKDNFKRLLREWIKERRNNPSVVMWGLQNESTIPKAFAEECTQIIRELDPTSAKQRIVTTCNGGEGTDWNVIQNWSGTYGGDPYNYGEELTEQLLNGEYGAWRTADLHTEGEFDQKGELSENRFSQLMEIKVREAESVKDKIVGQYHWLLYSHENPGRTQNGEGYRDIDKVGPVNYKGIFTIWGEPLDAFYMYRANYVSNKTNPMVYIVSHSWANRWDAVGVKNGIDVYSNCDEVELFNDVNNESLGKLKNLGVIGEHFQWNHVDIKYNVLYAVGYVNGKAVTKDYIVLNNLPKAPHFEALVSDSNDILKPDSNYNYIYRVNSGGSDYQDAFGNTWLADVHKTDENTWGSLSWTDGFENLPAFYASQRSTNDPIAGTKDWGLFQNFRYGADKLSYEFPLPDGEYQVELYFTEPWYGTGGGMDCAEWRVFDVAINSKVVLKDLDIWSEVGHDTALKKVVNAKSENGTLKISFPNVAASQAVISAIAISTKNKEVKPAKSSSKNILDVSANVEFEMGSWLDNNSKQYKNSNNLFTKLPSEVYGADYLRFPNSTKTNISGSFTSKENATVYVFVDSSVNQVSWLDGYQKTTNTVTNSKGTPFNVFQKKVKKGEKVLFENQDTGNMYSIVVVPTYSMEEQDTRTILKLEAEEAKISGDGVEKAFFKKSDYIEFTKNTKNSITFTVNPGVANIYLLRYRFMNMNKYPVKVKLKIEDANGILLRNDDIEFPNADEKWRILNTTSGGYINAGTYKIQIESDDMKGLRLESFEFQ; from the coding sequence ATGAAATATATACATTACATATTAATTATCTTTTTTATTAACTTGACTTCATGTAAAAGTGAAAGTCAAGTTAATGAAGTTCGAAAAACAGTTTCTTTAAATTCCGATTGGAAAACGATTGTATTAGATAGTTTGAATGAATCGGAAAGTGATTTTGTAAAGAATCTAAATCCAGATACTGATTGGGAAAATGTTTCAGTACCACATAATTGGGATCAATATTATGGTTACCGTCGTATGTCGCATGGTAATTTACACGGTACAGCATGGTATCAAAAAACGCTTCGTTTAGATGCTTCAAATAAAGAAAAACAACATTTTTTATTTTTTGAAGGTGTAAGCTCCTATGCGACTGTTTGGGTAAATGGCAAACACGTTGGTGAGCATAAAGGCGGACGCACTACGTTTACTTTAGATATTACTGATGCTGTTAGTTTTGAAAAAGAAAATACTATTGTTGTTAAGGCAGCACACCCCGCTTTTATAGCCGATTTACCTTGGGTTTGTGGAGGTTGTTCAGGTGAATGGGGCTTTTCAGAAGGTTCTCAACCTATGGGAATCTCTAGACCTGTATCATTGATTATTACTGATAAAGTAAGAATAGAACCTTTTGGCATACATATTTGGAATGATGATAAAACTTCAAAAGAAAAAGCGATTCTTCATATTTCTACCGAACTTAAAAATTATGATAATTCATCAAAAAACATCACCATTGTAAATTCGCTTTCTGATGAAGACGGAAATGAAGTCGCATCGATTAAAACGGAAAGTGTGAATGTTTCTGGTGTTAAAGAAATCAAGCAAACCTTACCTGAAATTTCAAATCCCAAATTATGGTCACCAAGTAGTCCGTATTTATATCAACTTTCAACAAAAGTTTATGAAGATGGAAATTTAATAGATGTATTAACAACTCCTTATGGGATTCGTTGGGTAAGTTGGCCTGTTGCAAGAGAAGGAGATGATAATCGATTTTTTATAAATGATGAACCTTTATTTATAAATGGCACTTGCGAATACGAACATGCTATTGGTAAAAGTCATTCGTTTTCAGATACTGAAATAAAAGCAAGAGTTGAACAAATAAAAGCGGCGGGCTACAATTCTTTTAGAGAGGGGCATCAACCTCATAATTTAAAATACCAAGAGCATTTAGACGAAGAAGGTATTTTGTTTTGGAGTCAGTTTTCGGCGCATATTTGGTACGACACACCAGAATTTAAAGATAATTTTAAAAGGCTTTTAAGAGAATGGATTAAGGAACGTAGAAATAATCCATCGGTGGTGATGTGGGGCTTACAAAACGAAAGCACCATTCCAAAAGCCTTTGCTGAAGAGTGTACTCAAATTATAAGAGAGCTCGATCCAACATCAGCCAAACAACGCATCGTCACAACCTGTAATGGTGGTGAAGGAACCGATTGGAATGTGATACAAAACTGGTCAGGGACTTACGGCGGTGACCCTTATAATTATGGTGAAGAACTCACGGAGCAATTATTAAACGGCGAATATGGAGCTTGGAGAACAGCAGATTTACACACCGAAGGTGAATTCGACCAAAAAGGTGAATTAAGTGAAAATAGGTTTTCGCAACTCATGGAAATTAAAGTGCGTGAAGCGGAATCGGTAAAAGATAAAATAGTTGGGCAATACCATTGGTTATTATATTCTCACGAAAATCCGGGAAGAACTCAAAACGGTGAAGGCTATCGTGATATAGATAAAGTGGGACCTGTAAATTACAAAGGTATATTTACGATTTGGGGTGAACCGTTAGATGCATTTTATATGTACAGAGCAAATTACGTTTCTAACAAAACGAACCCTATGGTTTATATTGTGTCGCATTCGTGGGCAAATAGATGGGATGCTGTAGGTGTGAAAAATGGGATTGACGTTTATTCAAATTGTGATGAGGTGGAATTATTTAACGATGTCAATAATGAATCCTTAGGAAAGCTTAAAAACTTAGGAGTTATAGGAGAACATTTTCAGTGGAATCATGTCGATATAAAATACAATGTGTTATACGCAGTTGGTTATGTAAACGGAAAAGCGGTAACTAAAGATTATATCGTTTTGAACAACTTACCAAAAGCACCTCATTTTGAAGCTTTAGTATCAGATTCTAACGATATTCTAAAACCAGATTCTAATTATAATTATATATATCGCGTTAATAGTGGTGGCTCAGATTATCAAGATGCTTTTGGAAATACGTGGTTAGCCGATGTTCATAAAACAGATGAAAACACCTGGGGTTCGCTGTCATGGACCGATGGTTTCGAAAATTTACCAGCCTTTTATGCGAGTCAGCGTTCTACCAACGACCCAATTGCAGGCACTAAAGATTGGGGTTTATTTCAAAACTTTAGATATGGTGCCGATAAATTGAGTTACGAATTCCCGTTACCAGATGGAGAATATCAAGTTGAACTTTATTTTACAGAACCGTGGTATGGCACTGGTGGTGGTATGGATTGTGCTGAATGGCGTGTTTTTGATGTCGCCATAAATAGCAAAGTCGTTTTAAAAGATTTGGATATTTGGAGTGAAGTTGGGCACGATACCGCATTAAAAAAAGTGGTTAATGCGAAAAGTGAAAATGGGACATTAAAAATTTCGTTTCCAAATGTTGCTGCAAGTCAAGCTGTGATTTCGGCAATAGCAATTTCAACAAAAAATAAAGAGGTTAAGCCTGCAAAATCGTCTTCTAAAAATATTTTAGATGTTTCAGCAAATGTTGAATTTGAAATGGGGTCTTGGTTAGATAATAATAGTAAACAGTATAAAAATTCTAATAATCTATTTACTAAATTACCTTCCGAAGTTTACGGAGCCGATTATTTGCGTTTTCCAAATTCAACTAAAACGAATATTTCAGGATCTTTTACTTCAAAAGAAAATGCGACTGTTTATGTGTTTGTTGATAGTAGTGTAAACCAAGTTTCATGGTTAGATGGCTATCAAAAAACTACGAACACTGTTACGAATTCAAAAGGAACACCATTCAACGTATTTCAAAAGAAAGTTAAAAAAGGCGAAAAGGTACTTTTTGAAAACCAAGATACAGGAAATATGTATTCCATTGTGGTTGTTCCAACATATTCAATGGAGGAACAAGACACCCGAACTATTCTGAAATTGGAAGCCGAAGAGGCTAAAATTAGTGGAGATGGCGTTGAAAAAGCATTTTTTAAGAAAAGTGATTATATAGAATTTACTAAAAATACCAAAAACAGTATTACTTTTACAGTAAATCCTGGGGTGGCAAATATTTATTTGTTGCGTTACCGATTTATGAATATGAATAAGTATCCAGTAAAAGTAAAACTCAAAATTGAAGACGCCAATGGCATCTTGCTTAGAAATGATGATATTGAGTTTCCAAATGCCGACGAAAAGTGGCGTATTTTAAACACCACATCAGGAGGCTATATTAATGCGGGTACTTATAAAATTCAAATTGAATCGGATGATATGAAAGGATTGCGATTAGAATCATTTGAATTTCAATAA
- a CDS encoding sugar-binding domain-containing protein produces the protein MKELLKRFALLSSVFCLFVACNFEENDIRIVEDFNFDWRFNLGENPGASKLEFQDKDWRKLNLPHDWSIEGEFSEEHPTKPEGGALPAGTAWYRKTFTIPEGWVDKSVSIEFDGVYRNSEVWINGRYLGKRPNGYISFAYDLTDHLNYGEQENVIAVKVDNSEQPNSRWYTGSGIYRNVRLVASEKLHVSHWGTYVTTPEVTEEKALVNYEVTIQNNSRLIKKFKLETKVYDANDREVGKATTLEKLYPKKTLIKVSDIELSNPKLWSLGDPHMYRIVTRIYEDSELVDNYSTPFGIRYFNFDAEKGFSLNGVPTKILGVCLHHDNGALGALANKAAIERKLNILKDMGVNAIRTAHNPPSLELLELCDQMGIIVQDEAFDVWKKKKVKYDYSVDWDKWHKKDLEDLIKRDRNHPSVMMWSIGNEIREQFDKTGIAITKELVDIVKSLDATRPVTCALTENEPNKNFIYKSGALDLLGFNYKHEAYEDFPVRFKGEKIIASENMSALATRGEYSMPSDSIQRWPSAHNVPFDGNEDLTVSAFDQVSAYWGSTHEETWKAVKKLDFISGLFVWTGFDYLGEPIPYPYPARSSYFGIVDLAGFPKDVYYMYQSEWTNKPVLHVFPHWNWEEGKEVDIWAYYNNADEVELFLNGESLGSKSKQDDDLHLCWQVNFQPGTIKAVSRKNGKVVLEKEIHTAAEASKIELVPHKENVIRDRYDLVYVTVNILDSNGKFVPKADNLIHFEVEGGGKIVGVDNGYQANLSSFKAKEIKAFNGKCLVIIQSNGKHDDIKLRASTDDGAMEASIEIETVNN, from the coding sequence ATGAAAGAGTTATTAAAACGTTTTGCTTTATTGAGTAGTGTTTTTTGCTTATTTGTTGCCTGCAATTTTGAAGAAAACGACATTCGAATTGTTGAAGATTTTAATTTCGATTGGCGTTTTAATTTGGGAGAGAATCCTGGTGCTAGTAAATTAGAATTTCAAGATAAAGATTGGAGAAAACTCAATTTACCACACGATTGGAGTATTGAAGGCGAATTTAGTGAAGAACATCCAACCAAACCAGAAGGTGGAGCTTTGCCCGCAGGAACAGCGTGGTATCGAAAAACGTTTACTATTCCAGAAGGATGGGTAGATAAATCAGTTTCTATTGAGTTTGATGGGGTTTACAGAAATAGTGAGGTTTGGATTAATGGACGTTACTTAGGGAAACGACCTAATGGTTATATCTCGTTTGCTTACGATTTAACAGATCATTTAAACTATGGTGAACAAGAAAATGTGATTGCCGTTAAAGTTGATAATTCTGAGCAACCAAATTCCAGATGGTACACCGGTTCTGGTATCTACAGGAATGTACGATTGGTAGCTTCTGAAAAATTACATGTTTCACATTGGGGAACGTATGTTACAACCCCAGAAGTTACAGAAGAAAAAGCATTGGTTAATTATGAAGTAACCATCCAAAACAATTCAAGACTTATTAAAAAGTTTAAATTGGAAACGAAGGTTTATGATGCCAATGATAGAGAGGTAGGAAAAGCAACAACCTTAGAAAAACTTTATCCTAAAAAAACATTAATTAAAGTATCAGATATAGAACTTTCAAATCCGAAACTTTGGAGTTTAGGCGACCCACATATGTATCGCATTGTAACCAGAATTTACGAAGATTCTGAATTGGTAGATAATTACAGTACCCCTTTTGGTATTCGTTATTTTAATTTTGATGCTGAAAAAGGCTTTTCGCTTAACGGTGTTCCAACTAAGATTTTGGGTGTTTGTTTACATCATGATAATGGTGCTTTAGGTGCACTTGCCAATAAAGCTGCTATAGAAAGAAAGCTGAATATATTAAAAGACATGGGTGTAAATGCGATTCGTACAGCACACAATCCACCTTCGTTAGAGCTCTTAGAACTATGCGATCAAATGGGTATTATTGTTCAAGATGAAGCTTTTGATGTGTGGAAAAAGAAAAAAGTTAAATACGATTATAGTGTTGATTGGGACAAATGGCATAAAAAAGATTTAGAAGATTTAATAAAACGTGATAGAAACCACCCATCTGTCATGATGTGGAGTATTGGTAACGAAATTCGTGAGCAATTTGATAAAACGGGAATTGCAATTACCAAAGAACTGGTTGACATTGTTAAAAGTTTAGATGCTACCAGACCCGTTACTTGTGCCTTAACCGAAAATGAGCCGAATAAAAATTTCATTTACAAATCGGGAGCCCTCGATTTATTAGGTTTTAATTATAAACACGAAGCCTACGAAGATTTTCCTGTAAGATTTAAAGGAGAAAAAATAATTGCTTCAGAAAATATGTCAGCTTTAGCAACTAGAGGCGAATACAGTATGCCTTCAGATAGTATACAAAGATGGCCATCAGCACATAATGTGCCGTTCGATGGCAATGAAGATTTAACAGTTTCTGCCTTCGATCAAGTGTCTGCTTATTGGGGTTCAACCCACGAAGAAACATGGAAAGCAGTAAAGAAATTAGATTTTATTTCAGGCTTATTTGTTTGGACGGGTTTCGATTATTTAGGAGAGCCCATTCCGTATCCATATCCCGCACGCAGTTCGTATTTCGGTATTGTCGATTTAGCAGGTTTCCCGAAAGATGTATACTATATGTACCAAAGTGAGTGGACTAATAAACCTGTTTTACATGTGTTTCCACATTGGAATTGGGAAGAAGGTAAAGAAGTAGATATTTGGGCGTATTATAATAATGCCGATGAAGTAGAGCTCTTTTTAAATGGAGAATCATTGGGTTCTAAATCAAAACAAGATGATGATTTACACCTGTGTTGGCAGGTTAACTTTCAGCCCGGAACCATTAAAGCCGTTTCTAGAAAAAACGGAAAAGTGGTTTTAGAAAAAGAGATTCATACTGCAGCAGAAGCTTCTAAGATTGAATTAGTTCCTCATAAAGAAAATGTTATAAGAGATCGTTATGATTTGGTTTATGTGACGGTAAATATTTTAGATTCTAATGGAAAATTTGTGCCTAAAGCAGATAATTTAATTCATTTTGAAGTTGAAGGGGGTGGTAAAATTGTTGGCGTAGATAATGGGTATCAAGCTAATTTATCTTCATTTAAAGCCAAAGAAATAAAAGCGTTTAATGGGAAGTGTTTGGTTATCATTCAATCGAACGGAAAGCATGATGATATTAAGTTAAGAGCATCAACCGATGATGGAGCTATGGAAGCGTCAATTGAAATTGAAACAGTAAACAATTAA